In the genome of Oryzias melastigma strain HK-1 linkage group LG4, ASM292280v2, whole genome shotgun sequence, the window CTCAATCGAGTACAATGCATTTGTATCGTGGCGGGGTggtggggaggaggaggaggagggaggggggtgaaCAACGATGAGACTGcgacgaagaaaaaaaaaatcataaatacaaatcatcAACTAAATCCGCCGTTTGTGGACGGCCTCCACTTTGTTCGAGCAGGctgcaagaaaagaaaagcaacaaggAGGAACTTCCCACAACAGAGGGGCTGACTTCACTTCACGTCGCCTCTCAGCTTCTGCCATTGATGGCGTCAATGAGAAAGTATCACAAACTGACTCCTCCGGCTGGCAGTCGCTAGAATGGCTGACGAAAAACAGCCTCCAAGTCCAGCCTCACCTGCCAGCGTTCAAAATGTTCGGCCGGGAATTACTTTTATCAGGCCAACTAGCTAACTGACGTTAGCCGGAGCCCTTCCTTTCAATAGTCGACGACAAAACGTAGAGCCGCGAGCAGCACGGTGTGACTGGGGACTTCTTCGTCGTCCGCTTACCTTCAGCTTCTGGAAGTGTTGCTGCTGCACTTGCTTTTGTGTGATAACGAACGGCTTTTCTTGAATTTGGCTGATTTGCTTGGCGGCGCTATGCGCCTGAATCTTCGCCATTATATCCCGGCGAGGAGGAGGACCGGAGAGCCGCTAACCACCAACTTAAAGCGGGGAGAAGCAGCTGCCGATTCCACCGACAGTTTGTGCTTGGCTAGCCCGACAAACCTCTCTCTCGGTCGGGGGAGCCAGCCTGCCTTACTTCTTTGCTTGACTGGACAGTCAATTTGCACgcaggcaagaaaaaaaaaggacggGAAATCCAGCAGAGTTGAGGGGGATAAAAGACAAGCTGCTACTCGCTGCGACTTTGACGCTGTTTCacgaaacagaaaaacatcggAAAACAACAATGGTTGCCGTTTAACGTATTTAAAATAGCTATCCCCTGTCTCTTTAAATTCGGCGGCAGCGGTCTATGTTAGCGTCCGGAAGCCAGAGTAGGAGTGAAAAAtaggagagagagagaaaaaaagtgaaaaattgaaGTGCGCAGCCGCAGAGGTGGGAGGAGCCTAATTTACAAGCATCGGATTGCTCCACTCCCCCTTCACTGCTACAAAGGAACAATGTTGATCGGCGCTGAACGACTGCCGCATACTTCTCTCTGCTTACAACTAGAAAACCTCTGAAAGACTCCATTTTTTACAGCAtgttacacatttaaaaaaaaacataaataaaagctcGTATTATAACAGAGAAAACAAGTCAGAATTTGTgcttaaaatcttttatttgtgtctgtttttgcatgatagAGCAGGATTATTAATAATAACACAAAGCAGCAGTTTAGTTAGACATGGATTGACCATTTCCAATAGGAAAGAGTTACAAGTTTCCAGCTGCCAAGTCTTTAGCAGCAAGTTTCCACCTCAGAAGCCACTGCTGGAAAGTCAGTCCTCCTTTAGTCTCTTCAGGTAGGACATGTTGGGCAGGTTTATCCCACCTGCAAGCAGAAACGCAAAACATTAACTtgtaaaaagtgtgaaaattaagaaaaacataaattcaaagTTATACAAGAATATTACTGGATTTCCTATGACCAAAACAATCACTGTAATTTAAACTACCGcatgatttttttgtcagaaagaTACATTGCTTAgagaaaaaatgcctttttcagtgtttttaacatgttcttgtaccattttaaatcataaaagatTACATATATTATGAAAATGAAGAGGAAAATGgcatatctgagtatttctttattcaaatactCTTTATTTTACTTGTATGACTCAACAGCTCCTTTATTGCTCAGTTTTTgtagttgtgaggggctgtaagctagcaaaagAGAGCGGAaatgaagggatgatgggatatcagctaAGGCTTACTTCCATCCCAACAGTCACACCCACAACCTAGaggttaatttctgataaactcagaaaatgtcctttaaaagaaaaaaaaaagacccaatTCTTCTTGATTTTAGCTATAAActgcatgatcataattaaaagaccacaactttatgataaaaatatagCTGTAGtgggaaataaatatatttattcatcaaTATTCTGCTTTTTAAGCTAAGATTGATTacatttcatacattttcttaGAAGCAAACCaacatagcataaaaaactgcatGAATCTGcttgaataaaacttttaataaaccAAATTGTGAAGAAAGAACCATTTGTGTGAATCCATCGCTATCTTTAAACAGATAATGTAAGAGATAAACTGTAAACGTAGCTCAAAAATAATaccagaaaatgacttttttggtttaaatttgtCTCAATAACTCAtcgaatttagatttttaactaaCAAgagtcattttgaaaaaaaaaactgcaaaaaaaccTAACTTGCTTCATTTTTTGCCAGTTTGCTTATGATAATGACATCTACTATCacacttaaacaaaaacaagttttctccTGTTAAAGAGATAGTTATGACAGAGCCTAAACTCATCTTTATAAcacacatttatgagaaaaaatgccaGAATATTAGCCTattacttttaaagtcataaggactttattcatttaatataacataacataaatttacaatgttaaagtcttgataaaaaagaaattgcatGTAAAATTCTCCCTAATAATCTATCGTAGATGGTAGATGTCATAatcacaaaataacaaatttccTCATGTtgtaataacaaaaatataattctatcaacaatctgcagcaaaaaaaaaaaagtagttaacAGCAGTCCTAAACAACGATCATATCAGTCCTTTGAGGAGAAGGTTTCTACAGCTGCAGTTCAGTGATCCTGTAGTTTTTGTCATCAGTGACCAGATATGAGGATCAGATCTTCTACTttagggatgtcaaactcaatcgatTAAGgagcaaaaatttaaaacacaccttaggtcacggtcggaacagcataatcatttattgaacacattaaaactacatttttaaaactttaaaaccgtaactttttatcataattatgaactagatatatagcattacctgcaataatgctagtgtgaatgctgtaagctgaatttggaaactgaagatgctgaaattgatagctaaaaacgctgcagctgatagctagctaaattatttgccaaatgccaaattagcctgaaaaactaaaaaaaaaaaataaaataaaaaaaaaaaaacttaggttagccgacacagctagcatgtggctaaaaaatagctaaatttaaaaatagcctaaaacgaTCCTCAATTAACCAAAACAACCAgcttgctgaaatattagctaaactccaaaatagtataaaaagctagcagaatgccaatttttaaaactgtaaaactgtgactatttaacataattatgaataataaaaaatgcaggaatattattcataaaaaaataaatcaacttaaaccttaaataactttcaataataaTAGATAGTAGATGTTGTTGCCTTGAGAAAGTAGGCAAAAACAAAGTAGTCAGTTCTCAGcttctgtaattttttacaaCAGAGTTAAATTGTTAACAAAACcctaaaactttattagtatatttattttttaaaaaatcagaaacttttAAGGTGTCTCACCAGTGAGAGATGGCTCTCTTGATGTGGTCTCCATAAGAAAGCCCCTGCACGCAGCTGTGTGCGAGAGCTCTTGCTCTTGGAAGCAAAGACTTCAGGATTTTCTTATCCTCCTCCTTGATTCTGTTGACCAGCGCTGAGAAGCATACATTTCCACTGTTTACAAAccctatttttatttgtccatGCAGTTTAATGTTTCTGCTTAAAGCAAAACGCCAGTTACCGTTTTGATCAGATGCATGTAgttgttctgcttctttctgTGGACTGGTGGAGTAAAGCTGCAGTAACTGACGGAGGAAACACAACTCCAGCTGTTGGTAGCGTACCTGTGAGCACAGCTCCTCTGGTGCCTGAAGGGTTTGAGGGGCAAAAGTTAGTCTTCAAAACAATAAGGAATAGTCAtagaaattgaaaaatatatatatttaatcaaacTACAGCTTTCTAAAAGGTAAAATATCAATTACTGGAAGTATTGTCATGTTATGCAGTGGTAAGGAATTTATCCACTTCACCAGGAAAATTAGTCATTCCTTAAATTTAtagtgagggtttttttttacttttttgaagagAAGTGATTTTTTGAAGATTACTGTAAAAATGATCTTAGTAACACTCCATTGTATCATTattctcaaaacacacattaaataGAGGCTATAAAAcctcaaatgaaataaataaataagtttccCCCTTTGTACAAACAGGCAGCACAGCAGTACATGCCAGTCCTCACCTTGTGCACAGGAAATGACAGGTTTTGACACAAGCTGGTGAAGTTTGGAGACTCCAAGCGATGGATTGACAAACTTGATGCAGGAACTCTCTGAATCCTTTTACAAAaaggaagcaaaaacaaacgtGTGCATAAATTACTCTCATCAAAGAATGataagttgtgtttttctaatCTACAAAAAGTCTCAGTTAAGAACTTTTCAATGGATTCTCCCTTGAGAAACCAAATAAACTCActgataaagtaaaaaaaaaaattttgttctCAATAATTAAACTCTCACCCATCAACAACCCTCCGGTCcagagaaaaaagtgaaactgatCCAAACTGTCTGGCCTCCTTAGAAATAGAGTTACGCAGATCGGTGGCTACATTTACGACGTCTTCAAACTGTGGCAACATTTTGCTCTCAATGAATTCCTGCAGCTGAAACACAATAATGTACATGCTTTGAAGttattcatacattttcttttccactaaatgtcaaatgttttgaacagaCCTCCTTGTGAAGACGGATTAGCTGCGTCTTGGCTGTTGAGTTCCCCTTAATAAGACCTCTTATCTGCTCCTGTCTGAGGGCCTGTCAGGgggaaaattttagtttttttatggtgGATGTTGCTAAAAAACCTAAAGCTCACATAGAAATAATTTTACTATCCCGAATTTCATTTATTATGTCTTACCACAAGCTCCCTGAAGTCCAGAATGCTCTGCCACTGGCTGTGAAGACTTCTTTGAGCCTCCTGGCGGCTTTTAGCATGATGGTCCAGCTGGATGCAGAAGTCTCTGATGTGATCCCGGACCGCCGCCTGCATCACACCCTGCAGTTCCACCTCCAGCGCTGACCTAACAACAACCCAGAATCCAGAAAAACCATAAAGAGACTATCaatttaagctaaatatatGTTATTTgtgtagatcaggggtcggcaacctttaacaggaGAAGAGCCATTTGTGCTcaatttctactgatcaaaaccaagaaGGAGCTGCATTGTCTTACTTTAtcctttaagaaattttaattcatgaccttctttttagTTAATAATAagaattgtgtcttttttgtcaggaacaaaagcaaaaaatataaacagtttctcaaaatgggatttttttttatgtctgacagaagctcaaattattgattttcataataaaagatgctctgagccaaacaggatcatctcagtgcagctctggacagctagtaaccaatgttgtgcagcataagataatatgggatttgaactcataaaagatcaaacttttaccaaagttttgctttgcacacaaaatctgtgcattctgtaAGTAGCGTTGAGTAAACAAGACATCCTCAGGtaaacagggatgtaaaaacctacatagtttatcatctatgtgcacctcagcaaTCAATTTATAAgtttaaataatctaaattaaataaatgctactaaagtaatccttactttaaaaaatgcttttattttagttcttttcccctctttgtcctcagcagtcttacactgctgggttttgttattttagtttggagttggtagtcttagtttgcaggctttgtttatttgttttatttaggtagttttggttggcagccattagcagggagctgctgactccgatgATTGACATGGCTGGGTAAGCGGTGTCCCtgacttatttcatgtttggccaaggagccaccatggagagagaaaagagccacatgtggatctggagctgcaggttgcagaccccggATACAGACGTGAAAGATTCTAGATCTGACTGTGATTCTCTGAGCATCTAAATCTGGTCCTCCATGTAAAAAGAGCTCTACATTCCTTTTACCAGTAAAGCCAAATCTTTGGGTCACACCCAACATCTCCttataattacatttcaaaaatgagGAACTATTGTGTAAGGATTTCTCAAGCATCTTTTCCTACATACAAGGAGTGCTGTAACAGAactacacatacaaaaaaaaaaaaaaaaaaaaatctgaattatctTCTCGTCTACATAAACTACAAAGCTTTGCCTATCTAGAAATAAAAGTGTATTTACATGGCTGAAGTATCACTGTGGAGCTCGTCCGCTGCAGCAGACACTTCCAGCTCCGTCTCTTTTTTACGGGCCATCAACTGTTGTTTGAGCTCCTGGACTCTGAGGCGAGTCTGGGCCAGGTCCACCAGACTCTGTTGCACCTCTTCCCAAGCAGCCTGGACAAAGTACGAAATACAATTACACATATTTTTACCCTGAAAGTCACTATCAAGACTTTTTTAAGTATTGATTTTAGGAGGAATGAGTAGTACCTCTATAAGGGTCTTCACAGGTGGTAACTCATTATCCTCCTCTAATGAAACATCCAAAAGCTGATTGCTTTCATATCGGTACCTAAAAGAAGCACAAGTTTGTGATTTTATAAttcaacatgacaaaaaaagcacaaagatgAGAGTAACGTTGCATACCGAAGAGACGTCAGATTCTGAGTCACATCTGCAGAAGCCAGTTTCTTCTGCAGGTCATTTTGCTCTCTAAAGGCTAAATACTGCAGTGCTGAGAGCACATGGTTTGGAGGATAATCACCCAACACCTTCTGTtcatgtcaaacatttgaaatcaaaGTGAGCAACAAGTACAATATCGTACACATAGATGTAAATTAATCCCTACCTCCACAGAGCTCAGCCAGTATTGATAGACAGCAATCCTCTGTTCACGTGTCATACTgggaaaaggaaaatataatttaaaaaatgtcagaagaaAAATCCAAGGTTTTAGAAAGCACTCACTGTCTCGTCGTCGAGTGCTGCAGTTTTAGTTCACTCTCTTGTAATGACTGATAAAATTGGATCCTGTCGTCACACAGAGCTCTCAGTTCACGCTGTTGAGGTGAATCACATTCATCAAATGAGATTctgtatttgatttattttgattcttatGCAACAGAAGAGGCAAGAATAAGATCTTACTAGAACTTCTGCCTCTGCTCCTCCCTTTAAGTCCCCATTTTTATCATCCAGGTCGCCAGAAGGTTCACTGCCATAAAGTACCTCAATCTCTGCTTTCctgcatattaaaaaaaagataaaagcattGTATATGTACTTTTAGACTTTGCAGTAAAAGTGGACTGCTCCGAGattgacaaaaacataaaaatattccttattttaattttaaatttactttttttccactctCCTTACCTTGCAATTTCTTCCAGAGCTTGACAATGGTTGTCAATTTTTCTTACATCGTCAGAAAGCATTTGACGACCCCGGGAGCAGCGCTGTCTAAACGCCTGCAGGATCAGCTCTCTACACTGGCCGTCCTTTATTTGGCCTTTGATACAACTGATGGATCGCTCTGTGAGACagtaacaataaaacacattggTCCTCTGAACAGTTTGACAAATTACAGAATTGAACAAGATTGTTGTCTTAGATCTCAGCGTAAGACATTTTGAGCAGCAAATTTTGAGCTAAAATATGTAGTCAGTGCAgaattttttacaaatatttcataaatcaaCTTGGCAGTTGAAAATGTATCTCCTTTGTGTAAAAAGTCCTTAATGAGGCTCAAGACCAAACAAGTTTGAATAACCTTGTGCACCCAGCTGTTCCTCCGTTCCTTTAATCTGAGAGTCCAGGACGGTGATCTCAGATCTTAACTGTTCAATCTTCGTTTGGAGCTCTCTCCGCTTCGCAGCCTCGCTCTGGCCTTCAGCTTTTTTCAACTGTGAATGTAGACACACCAAATATGCTGTAGATGTAATGAATTAAACTATTGAGGAGaaaaaattgagcaaaaaaaaaaaaagaattttgacCCTACCTCTTTGTCTTGAAGTACTTGGTAccttaaatataattttgttaaGAGGAATAAAACACACTATGAACATGCAACAATCACATGAAGCCTTGTataaagtagaaataaataCGACAACAATAAAAGGAAAGAGAATAAAAGTCATCACTTACAACTGGATTAAATAACTATCAGACAGgacttattttttatgagtaaatgaaataaaatatataatttactAACACAAAAGGTGcctcttaaaaacaaacaaactggaaCTTCTCAGAGtcagtaacaaaaataaataagtatctACTAAACAGTTACTTGTATTTCATAAAGgctttaaaatagtaattt includes:
- the haus5 gene encoding HAUS augmin-like complex subunit 5; protein product: MSDKNLVKELRRWATEEFNLPPDSLPNDDYLKTLCAGSGRPIWKYMIQHVYSQRNVRIMRGNLQWYQVLQDKELKKAEGQSEAAKRRELQTKIEQLRSEITVLDSQIKGTEEQLGAQERSISCIKGQIKDGQCRELILQAFRQRCSRGRQMLSDDVRKIDNHCQALEEIARKAEIEVLYGSEPSGDLDDKNGDLKGGAEAEVLRELRALCDDRIQFYQSLQESELKLQHSTTRHMTREQRIAVYQYWLSSVEKVLGDYPPNHVLSALQYLAFREQNDLQKKLASADVTQNLTSLRYRYESNQLLDVSLEEDNELPPVKTLIEAAWEEVQQSLVDLAQTRLRVQELKQQLMARKKETELEVSAAADELHSDTSAMSALEVELQGVMQAAVRDHIRDFCIQLDHHAKSRQEAQRSLHSQWQSILDFRELVALRQEQIRGLIKGNSTAKTQLIRLHKELQEFIESKMLPQFEDVVNVATDLRNSISKEARQFGSVSLFSLDRRVVDGIQRVPASSLSIHRLESPNFTSLCQNLSFPVHKAPEELCSQVRYQQLELCFLRQLLQLYSTSPQKEAEQLHASDQNALVNRIKEEDKKILKSLLPRARALAHSCVQGLSYGDHIKRAISHWWDKPAQHVLPEETKGGLTFQQWLLRWKLAAKDLAAGNL